The following coding sequences are from one Nitrospirota bacterium window:
- a CDS encoding FAD-dependent oxidoreductase: MTTHDVIVIGGGSAGYAAARTAQEAGADVAIVDQGPLGGLCILRGCMPTKTILRSSEVIALMRRAGEFGLNPVPAKADLAAIITRKDRLVREFAEDRIKALHAPRFTLYEERATFRSPQEVQVGRHVLSAKTFIIATGSVPSRMPIPGLEAAGYLTSDDLLELKVQPASLLVLGGGPVATELAQFYQRIGTAVTLIQRAPHVHSYLDEDLARPVEARFRDEGMVVYTGAQLQRCTKQGPGKTVYFVHEGREKTASGELILQALGRRPNIDGLNLEAAQIQVQNGRPLVNGEMRTSQPHIFAVGDVADLHNVVHEAILQGEIAAYNAVHPQGPPRRLDNRLTCEVIFTDPQVATLGLTEKACRTRDIPYLAASHPFSDHGKALCLGETYGQVKLLCRPKTGELLGAHIVGPEAGELIHELIAVMYYHGTVRDLLRIPHYHPTLAEILTYPAEALAAQLT, encoded by the coding sequence GTGACGACGCATGATGTTATCGTGATCGGCGGCGGCTCGGCCGGCTACGCGGCGGCGCGCACGGCGCAGGAGGCCGGCGCGGACGTGGCGATCGTGGATCAAGGTCCCTTGGGGGGGCTTTGTATCCTTCGGGGCTGTATGCCCACGAAGACGATCCTGCGCTCCTCGGAGGTGATCGCGTTGATGCGGCGCGCCGGCGAGTTCGGGCTGAATCCCGTCCCGGCCAAGGCCGACCTGGCCGCCATCATCACCCGCAAAGACCGGCTGGTTCGGGAGTTTGCCGAGGACCGGATCAAGGCGCTCCACGCTCCCCGCTTCACCCTCTACGAGGAGCGGGCGACGTTTCGTTCCCCGCAGGAGGTACAGGTCGGCCGGCATGTGCTGAGTGCCAAGACGTTCATCATCGCCACCGGCTCGGTTCCTTCCCGGATGCCCATCCCCGGTTTGGAAGCGGCCGGCTATCTGACCAGCGATGACCTGTTGGAACTGAAGGTCCAGCCGGCTTCGCTGCTGGTGCTCGGCGGCGGGCCGGTGGCGACCGAGTTGGCGCAGTTCTATCAACGGATCGGCACGGCGGTGACGCTCATTCAGCGGGCGCCCCATGTCCATTCGTACCTGGACGAGGATCTGGCTCGACCCGTGGAGGCGCGGTTCCGCGACGAAGGCATGGTCGTCTATACGGGGGCGCAGCTCCAGCGGTGTACGAAGCAAGGGCCCGGCAAGACCGTCTACTTCGTGCATGAGGGACGGGAGAAGACCGCGTCAGGCGAGTTGATCTTGCAGGCGTTGGGCCGTCGTCCGAATATCGACGGCCTGAATCTGGAGGCGGCCCAGATCCAGGTGCAGAACGGTCGCCCCCTCGTCAACGGTGAGATGCGGACGAGCCAGCCCCATATCTTTGCGGTCGGGGATGTCGCGGATCTGCACAACGTCGTCCACGAAGCGATCCTGCAAGGCGAGATCGCGGCTTACAACGCGGTGCATCCGCAGGGGCCCCCGCGGCGGCTGGATAACCGACTGACCTGCGAGGTGATCTTCACCGATCCGCAGGTGGCCACGCTGGGCTTGACCGAGAAGGCATGCCGGACGCGGGACATCCCGTACTTAGCGGCGTCCCATCCCTTCAGCGACCATGGCAAAGCCTTGTGCCTGGGCGAGACTTACGGACAGGTCAAGTTGCTCTGCCGGCCGAAGACCGGCGAACTGCTCGGGGCGCATATCGTCGGGCCGGAGGCCGGCGAACTGATCCATGAGCTGATCGCGGTCATGTACTACCACGGTACCGTGCGGGACCTGCTCCGTATCCCGCACTACCATCCGACCTTGGCGGAGATCCTCACCTATCCGGCCGAAGCCCTGGCGGCCCAATTGACCTGA
- a CDS encoding YdiU family protein, translating to MRQLETLQFDNTYARLPEAFYRRVMPTPLPVPHLVSFNQAAAALIDLDPDEAQRPEFPRCFGGDLLPPGADPVAMLYYGHQFGVYAGQLGDGRAMLLGEVRNQAGEKWDLHLKGAGATPFSRDGDGRAVLRSCIREYLCGEAMHGLGIPTTRALCVVAGDEPVRRETVETGAMLLRMAPTHVRFGSFEAFYYRRQHDHVALLADYVIGHFFPHLANEADKYVRLFGEVAERTAHLMARWQAVGFAHGVMNSDNMSILGLTLDYGPFGFLDEYNPAFVCNHSDHQGRYAFHHQPDIGYFNLRCLAQALSPFLPQQEAQAALDRYEAVFAARYDALMRDKLGLREAKTGDQALVDDWLGLMEAARADYTNVFRALGDFKQATEAKNDSVRDYFLDQEAFDAWAVRYKERLRAEGSRDEERKARMDQVNPQYVLRNYLAQAAIEQATKHKDYAEIARLLELLSDPFTERPGMEAYAAPPPDWGTQIIVSCSS from the coding sequence ATGCGCCAGCTCGAAACACTCCAGTTCGACAATACCTATGCGCGCCTGCCGGAGGCCTTCTACCGGCGGGTGATGCCCACGCCCCTGCCCGTTCCCCATCTGGTGAGCTTTAATCAGGCGGCCGCAGCCTTGATCGACCTGGACCCGGACGAGGCTCAGCGGCCGGAGTTCCCCCGTTGTTTCGGCGGCGATCTCTTGCCGCCGGGGGCCGATCCGGTCGCGATGCTCTATTACGGCCATCAGTTCGGCGTTTATGCCGGGCAATTGGGGGACGGCCGGGCGATGTTGCTGGGCGAGGTACGAAACCAAGCCGGCGAGAAGTGGGATTTGCATTTGAAGGGGGCCGGCGCGACGCCCTTTTCACGCGACGGGGACGGGCGCGCCGTGCTGCGGTCGTGCATCCGCGAGTACCTCTGCGGCGAAGCCATGCACGGGCTGGGCATTCCGACCACCAGGGCCCTCTGCGTCGTAGCCGGGGACGAGCCGGTCAGACGCGAGACGGTCGAAACCGGTGCGATGCTCCTACGTATGGCGCCGACGCATGTCCGCTTCGGTTCGTTCGAAGCCTTCTACTATCGGCGGCAGCACGACCATGTGGCGCTCCTGGCCGACTATGTGATCGGCCACTTCTTTCCGCACCTGGCGAACGAGGCGGACAAGTATGTCCGGTTGTTCGGGGAGGTGGCGGAGCGGACGGCCCATTTGATGGCCCGGTGGCAGGCCGTGGGCTTTGCCCATGGGGTGATGAACAGCGACAACATGTCCATCCTCGGCCTGACGCTGGACTATGGTCCGTTCGGATTTCTGGACGAGTACAATCCGGCCTTCGTCTGCAACCATTCGGACCACCAGGGCCGCTATGCGTTTCATCACCAGCCGGACATCGGGTACTTCAACTTACGCTGTCTGGCCCAGGCCCTCTCGCCCTTTCTGCCGCAGCAGGAGGCGCAGGCGGCGCTGGACCGGTACGAGGCGGTCTTCGCCGCTCGGTATGACGCCCTGATGCGGGACAAGTTGGGCTTGCGTGAAGCGAAGACGGGGGACCAGGCCCTGGTCGACGACTGGCTCGGGTTGATGGAAGCCGCTCGCGCCGACTACACGAACGTCTTCCGGGCGCTGGGGGATTTCAAACAGGCGACGGAAGCCAAGAACGACTCGGTGCGCGACTACTTTCTCGACCAGGAGGCGTTCGATGCCTGGGCTGTCCGATACAAAGAACGGCTGCGGGCGGAAGGCAGCCGTGATGAAGAACGGAAAGCGCGCATGGACCAAGTGAATCCCCAATACGTGCTGCGGAACTATCTGGCTCAGGCGGCCATCGAGCAAGCCACCAAGCACAAGGATTATGCCGAGATTGCGCGGCTGCTGGAGCTGTTGAGCGATCCCTTTACCGAACGTCCGGGCATGGAGGCCTATGCGGCGCCGCCGCCGGATTGGGGAACGCAGATCATCGTGAGTTGTTCGTCGTAA
- a CDS encoding c-type cytochrome: protein MLSVLLLLPAGSRATAEGTAAPAKPGPTSYTLTIPFGLDAAAGYIQADNPLTQEKVELGKLLFFDTRLSQNNTVSCASCHMPQLAWTDGQQVGIGIHRQLATRNTQTIVNRLYSKAQLWHGKSPSLEAQAINPLHKPVRMGMPSYEAEVAKLNDIKGYRERFQKVFGTDVTLDGLAKAIAAFERTILSGNSPADRFDMGGEEHAISESAKRGLALFQGKARCTRCHSGFNFTDEAFHNLGIDWDGDQIDVGRYKVSKDPEDIGAFKTPTLREISRTAPYMHDGRFVTLEEVVEFYDKGGIQNPHLSNLMVPLSLTDQEKADLVEYMRALNGEGWQVAPPVEFPK, encoded by the coding sequence ATGCTGAGCGTCTTGCTTCTGTTGCCGGCCGGCAGCAGGGCTACGGCGGAGGGAACTGCGGCGCCGGCTAAACCAGGCCCGACCTCCTATACGCTCACGATTCCCTTCGGGTTGGACGCAGCCGCCGGCTATATCCAGGCGGATAACCCGCTCACTCAGGAGAAAGTCGAGCTGGGCAAGCTCCTTTTCTTCGACACCAGGCTTTCGCAGAACAATACCGTCTCTTGCGCGAGTTGCCATATGCCGCAGCTGGCCTGGACCGACGGGCAGCAGGTGGGCATCGGCATCCACCGGCAATTGGCCACCCGCAACACGCAGACGATCGTCAATCGGTTGTACAGCAAGGCGCAGCTCTGGCACGGCAAGTCGCCGTCGTTGGAGGCGCAGGCGATCAATCCCCTCCACAAGCCGGTTCGGATGGGCATGCCCTCCTACGAGGCGGAAGTGGCCAAGCTGAACGATATCAAGGGCTATCGGGAACGGTTCCAAAAAGTCTTCGGCACGGACGTGACGCTGGACGGGTTGGCCAAGGCCATTGCGGCTTTTGAGCGCACCATCCTCTCGGGCAACAGTCCGGCGGACCGGTTCGATATGGGCGGGGAAGAGCATGCGATCTCGGAATCGGCCAAGCGAGGCCTGGCGCTCTTTCAAGGCAAAGCCCGCTGCACGCGCTGCCATTCCGGCTTCAACTTTACCGATGAGGCCTTCCACAACTTGGGCATCGATTGGGATGGGGACCAGATCGACGTGGGACGGTACAAAGTGTCCAAAGACCCGGAGGATATCGGCGCCTTCAAGACGCCGACGCTCAGGGAAATCTCACGAACCGCCCCCTATATGCATGACGGGCGGTTCGTCACGCTGGAAGAGGTCGTCGAGTTTTACGACAAGGGCGGCATCCAGAATCCACACCTGTCCAACTTGATGGTCCCGCTCAGCCTGACCGATCAGGAAAAGGCGGACCTCGTCGAATATATGCGGGCGCTGAACGGCGAGGGCTGGCAGGTCGCGCCGCCGGTTGAGTTTCCCAAGTAA
- a CDS encoding DUF1653 domain-containing protein, protein MIPPGRYRHYKGKDYEVLGSATHSETEEELVVYRALYGERGLWVRPEAMFVEEVVVDGRRVPRFQFIETDNQTR, encoded by the coding sequence ATGATCCCACCGGGTCGATATCGTCACTACAAGGGCAAGGACTACGAGGTGCTCGGCAGCGCCACACATTCCGAGACGGAGGAGGAACTCGTCGTCTATCGCGCGCTCTACGGTGAGCGCGGCTTGTGGGTTCGCCCTGAGGCGATGTTCGTCGAGGAGGTCGTCGTGGACGGCCGCCGAGTCCCACGCTTCCAATTCATCGAAACGGATAACCAGACCAGGTAG
- a CDS encoding MEKHLA domain-containing protein — translation MTPKEWWMESAKIIWAQLLLDSFRRWTGRDLIERSGTVETQAARLFAAPFVVVSHGIEPDPALNYGNRIALELWEMDWEAFSRTPSRLTAEPENRAERERMLAQAATRGFIDDYRGVRISRTGRRFLVENALVWNVADETGQKQGQAATFSRWTFLTSSGRSGSG, via the coding sequence ATGACCCCCAAGGAGTGGTGGATGGAGTCGGCCAAGATTATTTGGGCGCAACTGCTGCTGGACAGTTTTCGCCGCTGGACCGGGCGCGACCTGATCGAGCGGAGCGGAACGGTCGAAACGCAAGCGGCGCGGCTGTTTGCGGCGCCCTTTGTGGTGGTGTCGCACGGCATCGAGCCGGACCCGGCGCTGAACTACGGCAACCGGATCGCGTTGGAGCTCTGGGAGATGGACTGGGAGGCCTTCTCCCGCACGCCCTCGCGGCTCACGGCGGAGCCGGAGAACCGGGCGGAGCGTGAACGGATGTTGGCGCAGGCGGCGACGCGCGGCTTCATTGACGACTACCGGGGCGTCCGCATTTCCCGAACCGGTCGGCGCTTCTTGGTCGAGAACGCGCTGGTGTGGAATGTGGCGGATGAAACGGGTCAGAAGCAGGGCCAAGCCGCGACCTTCTCCCGTTGGACGTTCCTGACGTCAAGCGGCCGCTCCGGATCTGGCTGA
- a CDS encoding CBS domain-containing protein, translated as MEGKEASMPVILAVNGTVESYQPRSDGRRPKVPRPARREHEDEAQSDQEQAPDQTVTVLAARQAYAQVGSPQARKPAVLAQDIMSAPVQTLRPDTSLKEAWALMKTQGFRHLPIASTDGTLAGIISDRDLLRYSSLLENHAPQTVQQTVATIMATQVLTATPTTEIHELARVMLAERISALPVIDNHHRPIGIVTISDILRCVMLRAPLELWT; from the coding sequence ATGGAGGGGAAGGAGGCTTCTATGCCCGTCATCCTGGCCGTCAATGGAACCGTCGAATCCTACCAGCCGAGGTCCGATGGACGTCGGCCGAAGGTGCCCCGTCCCGCCCGCCGCGAGCACGAGGATGAGGCGCAGTCCGATCAGGAGCAAGCTCCAGACCAAACCGTGACGGTCTTAGCCGCGCGGCAGGCTTATGCGCAAGTCGGTTCGCCACAGGCCAGAAAGCCGGCCGTCCTGGCCCAGGACATCATGAGCGCCCCCGTGCAAACGCTCCGACCGGACACGTCGCTGAAAGAGGCCTGGGCCTTGATGAAGACCCAGGGCTTCCGCCACCTCCCCATCGCATCAACAGACGGAACGCTGGCGGGCATCATCTCGGATCGGGACTTGCTGCGCTACTCCAGCCTGCTGGAGAACCATGCGCCCCAGACCGTGCAGCAGACCGTCGCCACGATCATGGCCACGCAGGTGCTGACCGCAACACCCACGACGGAGATTCACGAACTCGCCCGCGTGATGCTGGCCGAGCGCATCAGCGCCCTGCCGGTCATCGACAACCACCACCGGCCCATCGGGATCGTGACGATCAGCGACATCCTGCGCTGCGTGATGCTCCGCGCGCCACTCGAATTGTGGACATAG
- the leuC gene encoding 3-isopropylmalate dehydratase large subunit, whose translation MAAKTMFEKIWDAHVVRAEADGTTLLYIDRHLVHEVTSPQAFEGLKLAGRAPRRPKTVLAVPDHNIPTTDRRLGIADPISAKQIATLEENCKDFGLTLFGMHDVRQGVVHVIGPEQGFTLPGMTIVCGDSHTSTHGAFGALAFGIGTSEVEHVLATQCLLQKRPKTMMIRVDGVLSNRCSAKDIILAIIGKIGTAGGTGYVIEYAGPAIRALTMEGRMTLCNMSIEAGARAGMVAPDEQTVAYIKGRPMAPQGALFDQAAKSWLELRTDPGATYDRTVELRAEEIAPQVTWGTSPGMVTGVDGTVPDPKTMQDEKLRQATEHALAYMALTPGTPITEIAIDKVFIGSCTNARIEDLRLAAGFAKGKKVAKSVQAMVVPGSGLVKQQAEAEGLDRIFREAGFEWREAGCSMCLAMNADVLQPGERCASTSNRNFEGRQGKGGRTHLVSPAMAVAAAVEGHFVDIRTWS comes from the coding sequence ATGGCAGCGAAAACGATGTTCGAAAAGATCTGGGACGCCCACGTGGTGCGGGCGGAAGCGGACGGGACCACGCTCCTTTACATTGACCGCCACCTCGTCCACGAAGTCACGTCGCCGCAGGCGTTCGAGGGCTTGAAGCTGGCCGGCCGCGCGCCCCGCCGCCCCAAGACCGTCCTGGCCGTGCCCGACCACAATATCCCCACCACGGACCGGCGGCTGGGCATCGCGGACCCGATCAGCGCCAAACAGATCGCCACGCTCGAAGAGAACTGCAAAGACTTCGGCCTGACCCTGTTCGGGATGCACGATGTCCGCCAGGGCGTCGTGCACGTCATCGGACCGGAGCAAGGCTTCACGCTGCCGGGCATGACGATCGTCTGCGGGGATTCGCACACCTCGACCCACGGCGCCTTCGGCGCGCTGGCCTTCGGCATCGGCACCAGCGAAGTGGAACACGTGCTGGCCACCCAATGTCTCTTGCAGAAGCGCCCCAAGACCATGATGATCCGCGTGGACGGCGTCCTGTCGAACCGCTGCTCGGCCAAGGACATTATCCTGGCCATCATCGGCAAAATCGGCACCGCCGGCGGGACCGGGTACGTCATCGAGTACGCCGGCCCGGCCATCCGCGCGCTGACCATGGAAGGTCGCATGACGCTGTGCAATATGTCCATCGAAGCCGGGGCCCGCGCCGGCATGGTCGCGCCGGACGAGCAAACCGTGGCCTACATCAAGGGGCGGCCCATGGCGCCCCAGGGAGCCTTGTTCGACCAGGCCGCGAAATCCTGGCTGGAACTGCGGACAGACCCGGGGGCAACCTACGACCGCACCGTCGAACTGCGCGCGGAGGAGATCGCCCCGCAAGTGACCTGGGGCACCAGCCCCGGCATGGTCACCGGCGTGGACGGCACCGTGCCGGACCCGAAGACCATGCAAGACGAGAAACTCCGCCAGGCGACGGAACATGCCCTGGCCTATATGGCGCTGACACCGGGCACGCCCATCACGGAGATCGCGATCGACAAGGTTTTCATCGGCTCCTGCACCAACGCGCGCATCGAGGATTTGCGCCTGGCGGCCGGCTTCGCCAAGGGCAAGAAGGTAGCCAAGAGCGTGCAGGCCATGGTCGTCCCCGGATCGGGTCTGGTGAAACAGCAGGCCGAGGCCGAAGGGCTGGACCGGATTTTCCGGGAGGCCGGGTTCGAGTGGCGCGAGGCCGGCTGCAGCATGTGCCTCGCCATGAACGCCGATGTCCTCCAGCCGGGCGAGCGTTGCGCCTCCACCAGCAACCGGAACTTCGAAGGACGGCAGGGCAAGGGAGGGCGCACCCATCTGGTGTCGCCGGCCATGGCGGTCGCCGCCGCGGTCGAAGGACACTTTGTGGATATCAGGACCTGGTCCTAA
- the leuD gene encoding 3-isopropylmalate dehydratase small subunit, with protein MQAFTTLTGLVAPLDRLNVDTDQIIPKQYLKTIKRTGLREGLFFDWRSKKDGSPDQDFFINQARYRDATILLTRDNFGCGSSREHAPWALLDQGFRCIIAPSFADIFYNNCFQNGILPVVLTAEEVQALFQGVKATPGYRLTVDLAAQTVSTPDGTRYRFDVDPFRKDCLFKGLDSIGLSLQHEPAITAYERRRKAEAPWLFTDLSA; from the coding sequence ATGCAAGCATTCACAACATTGACCGGCCTGGTCGCGCCGCTGGATCGGCTGAACGTGGACACGGACCAGATCATTCCCAAGCAGTATCTCAAAACCATCAAGCGCACGGGGTTGCGCGAGGGGCTCTTCTTCGACTGGCGGAGCAAGAAGGACGGATCGCCGGACCAGGATTTCTTCATCAACCAAGCCCGATATCGGGACGCGACGATCCTGCTCACGCGCGACAACTTCGGCTGCGGCTCCTCGCGCGAGCATGCGCCCTGGGCCCTGCTCGATCAGGGGTTCCGTTGCATCATCGCCCCCAGTTTCGCCGATATCTTCTACAACAACTGCTTTCAGAACGGCATCCTGCCGGTGGTGCTGACGGCGGAGGAAGTGCAGGCGCTTTTCCAAGGGGTCAAGGCTACACCAGGGTACCGGCTGACCGTGGATCTGGCGGCCCAGACCGTCAGCACCCCGGACGGAACGCGTTACCGCTTCGACGTGGATCCGTTTCGAAAGGACTGTCTGTTCAAGGGACTGGATTCGATCGGGCTCAGCCTGCAGCACGAACCGGCCATCACGGCCTACGAACGTCGGCGCAAAGCCGAAGCCCCCTGGCTGTTTACCGACCTGTCGGCCTGA
- a CDS encoding transporter: MPTTSEPILPVARRRVACAFLACLGLCLLPGPVQAEESRPGEPVHADDTTWQVSLTPNFSSGDYGAGSKTTIWYAPLSLQRLFKDGDITLVVPYVSVTGDCSVTLLSGVPNRTNHQCGAPTPERGRRKRDPATPDPIVTNSGLGDVVLRGRYYLMDGKDWIPTIAVTGRLKIPTADANKGLGTGEPDEGVGIELTKTMGAKWVSFADAGYTIIGKPPGVDLRNQWYYDVGIGYYVTKDFLVSGYYEYYRSLLAGYQAPQDFLFAANYTLSGGWSLNGSTQIGLSDGAPAYALSVGIAYGF, encoded by the coding sequence ATGCCGACAACGTCGGAGCCTATCCTGCCCGTCGCCCGTCGCCGCGTCGCCTGCGCGTTCCTGGCTTGCCTGGGCCTCTGCCTCCTGCCAGGTCCCGTGCAAGCTGAAGAGTCCCGCCCTGGCGAGCCGGTCCATGCCGACGATACGACCTGGCAGGTATCGCTGACGCCGAACTTTTCCAGCGGCGATTACGGAGCCGGGTCCAAGACCACAATCTGGTACGCGCCCCTCAGCCTGCAGCGCCTGTTCAAAGACGGCGACATCACCCTGGTGGTGCCCTATGTCAGTGTGACCGGCGACTGTTCCGTCACGCTGCTCAGCGGCGTGCCGAACCGCACCAACCATCAATGCGGCGCTCCCACGCCGGAACGGGGCCGGCGCAAGCGCGACCCGGCGACGCCCGATCCGATCGTCACCAACAGCGGGTTGGGCGACGTGGTATTGCGGGGCCGGTACTATCTCATGGATGGCAAAGATTGGATCCCGACGATCGCCGTGACCGGGCGGTTGAAGATTCCCACGGCCGACGCCAACAAGGGGTTGGGCACCGGGGAGCCGGACGAAGGCGTGGGTATCGAGTTGACGAAAACGATGGGTGCGAAGTGGGTGTCGTTCGCGGATGCGGGGTATACGATTATCGGCAAGCCGCCCGGCGTGGATCTCAGGAACCAGTGGTATTACGACGTGGGGATCGGCTACTACGTCACCAAAGACTTCTTGGTCAGCGGGTACTATGAATATTACCGCAGCCTGCTGGCCGGTTATCAGGCCCCGCAGGATTTTCTCTTCGCAGCCAACTATACGTTGTCGGGAGGCTGGTCGTTGAACGGGTCCACGCAGATCGGCCTGTCGGACGGGGCGCCTGCCTACGCCCTCTCGGTCGGGATCGCGTACGGCTTCTAA
- a CDS encoding alpha/beta fold hydrolase — protein MRQETMGGLTVRLTGGADGHGGGNGPVVILLHGFGAPGDDLVSLWQYLDAPRGTRFLFPVGPLSLPMGFGESRAWWMLDLDRITQDREAGRPRDLSHEVPKGLAEAREKVLALLHDLDHRGGADPKKTVLGGFSQGAMLACDVALRSPRPLAGLVLLSGTLVSQREWEPLMPKRKGLRVLQSHGSQDPLLPFSQAERLRDLLKGAGMVVDWNSFRGGHEIPEAVLNRLSTFLRTVLAG, from the coding sequence ATGAGGCAAGAGACTATGGGCGGGCTCACCGTCCGCCTGACCGGGGGCGCGGACGGTCATGGAGGCGGCAACGGTCCGGTCGTGATCCTGTTGCATGGGTTTGGCGCCCCGGGCGATGACCTGGTGTCGCTCTGGCAGTATCTGGATGCGCCGCGCGGGACCAGGTTTCTCTTTCCGGTCGGTCCCCTGTCCTTGCCGATGGGATTCGGCGAGTCCCGGGCCTGGTGGATGCTGGACCTGGACCGGATCACCCAGGACCGTGAAGCCGGGCGCCCCCGCGACCTTTCGCACGAAGTGCCCAAAGGTCTGGCCGAAGCCCGCGAGAAGGTCCTGGCCCTCTTGCACGATCTCGACCACCGAGGAGGGGCCGATCCGAAGAAGACCGTCTTGGGCGGTTTCTCGCAGGGCGCCATGTTGGCCTGTGATGTGGCGCTGCGGAGCCCCAGGCCCCTGGCCGGGTTGGTCCTGCTCTCGGGCACGCTGGTGTCGCAACGGGAATGGGAGCCGCTGATGCCGAAGCGGAAGGGACTCCGGGTTCTGCAGAGTCACGGCAGCCAAGATCCCCTGCTTCCGTTCAGCCAAGCCGAACGGCTGCGCGATCTCCTCAAAGGGGCCGGAATGGTGGTAGACTGGAACAGTTTTCGGGGCGGGCACGAGATTCCCGAGGCGGTCCTCAACCGACTGAGCACGTTTCTTCGAACGGTCTTGGCCGGATAA
- a CDS encoding pyridoxal phosphate-dependent aminotransferase encodes MPRELSRRMEGLSQAEIRAMTIACDRVKGLNMAQGVCDTPAPRTVLQGAQRGIEAGFNTYTRYDGLPELRAALAHKLAGYNGMRADPETDITVSAGATGAFHAACLALLNPGDEVLVFEPFYAYHIHALVAVEAVPKFVPMRPPDWTFAPADLDRAVTARTKGIIVNTPGNPSGKVYSRTELDWIAAFADRHDVFVFTDEIYEYFLFDGRTHCSFATLPGMAERTITIGGYSKTFSITGWRIGYSVADAKWAQAIGAMNDLLYVCAPAPLQYGVAVGINELPRSFYDGLARDYQGKRDRFCQALKQAGLPPSVPQGAYYVLADVSRLPGTTSKERAMHVLDKTGVAGVPGEAFFSGDTGRRFMRFCFAKTDAVLDEACRRIEKLQ; translated from the coding sequence ATGCCGCGTGAGTTGAGCAGACGGATGGAAGGATTGTCGCAAGCGGAAATCCGCGCCATGACGATTGCCTGCGATCGCGTGAAGGGGCTCAACATGGCCCAGGGGGTCTGCGACACTCCCGCGCCCCGGACGGTGCTGCAGGGCGCGCAACGCGGGATCGAGGCGGGCTTCAATACCTATACCCGCTACGACGGGCTGCCCGAGTTGCGGGCCGCCCTTGCGCACAAGCTGGCCGGGTACAACGGGATGAGGGCCGATCCTGAGACCGACATCACGGTCAGCGCCGGTGCCACCGGCGCCTTTCATGCCGCCTGTCTGGCGCTGCTGAATCCCGGCGACGAGGTCCTCGTCTTCGAGCCTTTCTATGCCTACCACATCCACGCCCTGGTAGCGGTCGAGGCTGTCCCCAAGTTCGTTCCGATGCGGCCCCCCGACTGGACGTTTGCGCCGGCCGATCTCGATCGCGCGGTGACGGCGCGCACCAAAGGCATTATCGTCAATACGCCGGGCAATCCCTCGGGCAAGGTCTATAGCCGGACCGAACTGGACTGGATCGCTGCGTTCGCCGACCGGCACGATGTGTTTGTCTTCACGGACGAGATCTACGAATACTTCCTCTTCGACGGACGGACACATTGCAGCTTCGCCACCCTGCCCGGCATGGCGGAACGGACGATCACCATCGGCGGCTACTCGAAGACGTTCAGCATCACCGGCTGGCGGATCGGCTACAGCGTGGCGGATGCCAAGTGGGCGCAGGCGATCGGCGCGATGAACGATTTGCTCTACGTCTGCGCGCCGGCGCCGCTGCAGTACGGCGTGGCGGTGGGGATCAACGAGCTGCCACGATCCTTCTACGACGGTCTTGCCCGCGACTATCAGGGCAAGCGGGACCGGTTCTGCCAAGCGCTCAAGCAGGCGGGCTTGCCTCCCTCCGTCCCCCAGGGGGCCTACTATGTGCTGGCCGACGTCTCCCGTTTGCCGGGTACGACGAGCAAGGAGCGGGCGATGCACGTGCTGGACAAGACCGGTGTGGCCGGTGTGCCGGGCGAAGCCTTCTTCTCCGGCGACACGGGCCGGCGCTTCATGCGCTTCTGCTTCGCGAAGACCGACGCAGTCCTGGACGAAGCCTGTCGAAGAATCGAAAAGCTTCAATAA